In Aphelocoma coerulescens isolate FSJ_1873_10779 chromosome 25, UR_Acoe_1.0, whole genome shotgun sequence, a genomic segment contains:
- the SLC39A1 gene encoding zinc transporter ZIP1, giving the protein MDTGTGAALAWSPGAVSQPPPGLGVKLGSLVVLLLLPLACGLAPLWCFRQPPDPRSPVLSLVSCFSGGVFLGTFLLDLLPDYLSSIAAALEGLRITLQFPLPEFILAMGFFLVLVLEQVTLAQRELAEPPEESRALLPNGCIQTAAPGGPGGSAASPVPVAGAPGALRAGALALALALHAVLEGLALGLRQGDAATLRVLLALLLHKGAVAFGLSLELLRSRLRPPAVASCLVLLALMSPLGVGVGTVLAAGAGPRQHLCRAVLEGLAAGTFLFVTFLEILPQELGVPQNRIPKVILILAGFALVSAILFVKG; this is encoded by the exons ATGGACACCGGGACCGGGGCCGCGCtggcctggagccccggggcgGTCTCGCAGCCCCCGCCCGGGCTGGGGGTGAAGTTGGGGTCgctggtggtgctgctgctgctgcccctcgcctgcggCCTCGCGCCCCTCTGGTGCTTCCGACAGCCCCCCG ACCCCCGCAGCCCCGTGCTCAGCCTCGTGAGCTGCTTCTCCGGCGGGGTTTTCCTGGGCACTTTCCTGCTCGACCTCTTGCCTGACTACCTGAGCAGCATCGCTGCGGCGCTGGAGGGGCTGCGCATCACG CTCCAGTTCCCTCTGCCGGAGTTCATCCTGGCCATGGGCTTCTtcctggtgctggtgctggagcaggtgacgcTGGCGCAGCGGGAGCTGGCGGAGCCTCCCGAGGAGTCGCGGGCGCTGCTGCCCAACGGCTGCATCCAAACCGCGGCTCCCGGCGGACCCGGGGGCTCGGCGGCATCGCCGGTGCCGGTGGCCGGTGCTCCCGGGGCGCTGCGGGCTGGGGCGCTGGCGCTGGCCCTGGCGCTGCACGCGGTGCTGGAGgggctggcgctggggctgcgcCAGGGCGACGCGGCCACGCTGCGcgtgctgctggccctgctgctgcacaaGGGCGCCGTGGCCTTCGGCCTCTCGCTGGAGCTGCTGCGGAGCCGCCTGCGCCCGCCCGCCGTGGCCTCGTGCCTCGTGCTGCTGGCCCTCATGTCCCCGCTGGGCGTTGGCGTGGGCACGGTGctggcggcgggcgcggggccgcggcAGCACCTGTGCCGGGCCGTGCTGGAGGGGCTGGCGGCCGGGACCTTCCTTTTCGTTACTTTCCTGGAGATTCTGCCCCAGGAGTTGGGGGTGCCCCAAAACCGCATCCCCAAGGTCATCCTGATCCTCGCCGGCTTCGCGTTGGTCAGCGCCATCCTCTTCGTCAAGGGGTGA